TGTGAACCGGTACATCGAACGGAACCTCTAGCTCGGCCGTCACTTTCGTCCCGGTCGGACTTCGCCGTATCCAACCCGTGCGTTCATATCCTCGGAGCGGTGACGGGCGGCCATGTTCACGGAGCGGTCCGCCCTCGTCGACGACGGACGCCCGATGCGCGGGTACGGCGTCGCGGTGACCCCCGGCCGCGACGGACCGCTCGTCTTCGTCGCCGGCTACGGCGAGCCGAACCGGCTGTACGCCCGCGAGGGCGACCGCTTCGCCGACACCGCCTGCGGCATCGTCGCCGACGGGACGCGCCACGGGATGGGCGTGTGCGCGGCCGACCTCGACGCCGACGGCTGCGAGGAGGTGTACGTCCACAACTGCGCGCGCGGCGTCGACGGCGGCGACCCCGACCTCCTCCTCAGCCGGCTAGAGTCAGACCGGTACCGCTGGACCGACGTGTTCGCCCGCGAGGTGAACGCCGACCGCCTCGACGTGCGCGCCGGGCGCTCGGTCGCCGCGCTCGACCGCCTTGGCACGGGCCGGTACGGGGTCGCCGTCTCCGGGTACGCCGCGCCGCTCGCGTTCTACGAGCTCGGCGACGACGGCGAGGTCACCGACATGGCCGAGGCGGTCGGGCTGGAGGTGGCGGGCGGCTGTCGGTCGCTGCTCGCGGTCCCGTACCGCTCCCGCGAGGGGGACCTGTTCGCCGGCGTCGAAGGGGGACCGAACCGGCTGTTCAGCAACCGCGACGGCCACTACGACCGGACCGACGGCGGCCCGGTGCTCTCGGACCCTGGCGGAGACACGCGTGGGGCGGCGATCGTCGACGAAGGCGGGACGTTCGCGCTCGCGGTCGGCAACGAGTCGGCCCCGAGCCGGCTCCTGCGCTGCGCGCCCGACGGCGGGTACGAGGACGTGGCCCCGCCCGCGCTCCGCGACGCCGGCGCGGTCCGAACCGTCGTCGCCGCGGACTTCGACAACGACGGGCGCGAGGAGCTGTTCTTCAACGTCTGCGGTGGCGAGAACCGGCTGTTCGAGCGGGTCGACGGCCTCGACGGGCGCTCTCGCTGGGAGTCCGTCGACCTCGGTGCGGCCGCGGAGCCGGACGGGTTCGGCACCGGCGCGGTGGCCGCCGACCTCGACGGCGACGGCGCGCTCGAACTCCTCGTCGTTCACGGCGAGGTCGCCGCGCAGCCGGTGACGGCCTACGGCGATCCGGACGCACCGGACGCCGGGTGGCTCCGCGTGCGGCCGACGACCCGTCACGGCGCGCCGGCGCGCGGGGCCGTCGTCACGCTGGAGACCGCCGAGGGAGTCCAACGCCGGACCGTCGACGCGGGCGGCGGCTGCCTCTGCCAGACGGAGCCGGTCGCCCACTTCGGCCTCGCACACGCTGAGCCGCTGCGCGTGGACGTGCGGTGGCCGGACGGGCGCGAGCGGACCGTCGTCGGACCCAGCGCGGACCGGGAGATCACGGTCAAACACCCGTCGCGGAAGGCGACCGACCGCGACGCTCGGACGACGCGGTAGCGGGCGACTGCCGGCCGCGACGCTCGGACGGTCCCGGCCGAGGGGACCGCTCCGGCCGTGGCCAGAACTGCCGGCCTTCGCGGGTTCAAGTGTCCGGGGGGCACACGAGACGGTATGGTGGACCCGACCTCGGAGCTCGAGGAGGACGTCGACGAGGAGTCCGCGCCGCGCTGCGCGGCGTGCGGCGAGCCGGCGCTGGGCGTCGGTCGACGAACGGTGACGTGGGTCGAGGACGGCGACGCCGTCCATCGACGGTTCTGCTCGGAGGCGTGCCGCGCGGCGTGGGAGGACGAGCGCCCGTCGGCGGGCACGTAACCGGCCGGGGCGCGGCCGCGACGACCGCACGCCGGGGTTCCGACGGCGGGTCGACGGCGGGAGGCTTTTTGCCCGCGGGGGTGGTACCGTCCGGTATGATATCGCTCGACGAGGCCGTGACGGCCCGACTGGAGTCACACGGGGAGCGCTTCGAGGTCCTGATCGACCCCGACGCCGCGCTCGCGATCAAACGCGGGGAGTTCGAGGGCGACCTGGAGGAGGTGATCGCCGCGGAGGACGTCTTCGAGAACGCCTCTCGGGGTGACCGACCGGCCGAGGAGGACTTGGAGACCGTCTTCGGCACCACGGAGCCGCTGGAGATCATTCCGGAGGTCGTCGAGCGCGGGGAGATCCAGATCACCGCCGAGCAGCGCGCGGAGATGCAAGAGCGCAAGCACAACCAGCTCGTTACCACCATCACGCGAAACGCGGTGAACCCGCAGATGGACGATTCGCCGCACCCGCCGGAGCGGATCGAGCGCGCCCTGGAGGAGGCCGGGTTCCAGATCGACCCGATGGAGCCGGTGGAGAACCAGGTCGACGACGCGCTCGACGCGCTGCGCCCGGTGATCCCGATCCGGTTCGAGGAGGTGACGATGGCGGTCCAGCTCCCGGCCGACTACGCGGGGTCCGGGCAGGCGCAGATCCGGGAGTTCGGCGACCTCGAACGCGAGGAGTGGCAGAACGACGGCTCGTGGGTCGGCGTGCTCACCTTCCCCGCGGGGCTCCAGAACGAGCTCTACGACCTCGTCAACGAGGTCACCTCCGGGGAGGGCGACGCCCGCGTGATCAAGGACAAAGACGAGCTTCGGACTCGGTAGCGCCGTCCGACGGGCTGTTTCTGCCGCCGAATTCGACCGCGAGCCGCCGCAGTTTCACCGCCTCCGGGAGCTTGATACCGGCGGGACGCGGCTCGGGTAGCATGCACCCACGCGCGGCGGAGTTCGCGGAACGGGCGCGGGAACGGTACGGGGTCGACCTCGACGTGCTGGAGTACGACGCGGGGACGGAGACGGCGGCCGCGGCGGCCGACGCCGTCGGCTGCGAGACGGGCGCGATCGCCTCAACCATCGTCGTGTCGCTCTGCGGCGGTAATCGGGACCCGCCGAACGACCTCGTGGCCGCGATCACGAGCGGCGCGAACCGGTTGGACCTCGACGCCGTCGCCGACCACTTCGGGGCCGACGCCGCCGCGATGGGCGATCCCGACCGGATCCGCGAGACGGTCGGCTGGAGCATCGGCGGGGTCCCGCCGCTCTGTCACGACGCCGCGCTGCCGACCGTCTTCGACCCGACGCTCACGGAGTACGACACCGTCTACGGCGCGGCGGGGACGCCGAGCGCGGTGTTCGCGATGGACCCGGCGACGCTCGCCGACCTCGCCGACGCAGCGGTCGTCGACCTCGCGGAGTGAGAGACGGCCGCGCCCGCGCGCTCGCCGCGGGTTGTTAATCGGGAGCGCTCTCGCCCGCCCGATTATTAAACAGAATTTATCAAATAATAACCTTTTTCTGTTAATCCGGGCTACGGATCGGTATGACTCACTCACGGCGGTCGGTGCTGCGGCGCGGTGCGGGACTCGCGGTCGCGGGGACGGCGGCGTCGCTCGCGGGGTGTTCCGGCGGCGGCGCTGACGGCGACGCCGGGGGGTTCGACGCCGGCTACGCCGCCTTCTTCACCCTCAACGACTGGGCGAACGAGGTCGCGGGCGACGCCGCGACCTTCGAGGACCCGGTCGACGTGGGGCGGCTCGGCCACGGCTGGACGCCGGACGGGACGCTCGCCGCGGACGTCGCCGCGACGGACGCGTTCGTCTACCTCGACAGCCCGGAGTTCTCGTGGGCGCAGGACCTCGCCGCGACGCTGGAGGCCGACTACGACTCCGTCGCCGTGATCGACGCGCTCGACGGGGTGGAAGACGACCTGCTCGACTGGGACCACTCGCACGGGGACGAGGGCGGCGAGGACCACGAGGACGGACATGACGACGGCGACCACGACGGCGAAGGGGATGGCGGTCACGACGAGCAGCGGTACGACCCGCACGTCTGGGTCGACCCGGTCCTCGCGGCCGAGATGGTCGACGCGATCGCGGCGGGACTCGGCGAGGCGGACCCGGGGAACGCGGACGCCTACGCCGACAACGCCGCCGCGTACGCCGACGGACTCGACGGGGTCGACGCCGCCTTCGAGTCGATCGCCGAGGACGCCGCGCGCGACGTGGCCGTGCTCGCCGGCCATAACTCCTTCCAGTACTTGGAGGCGCGATACGGGTTCCGGCTCCACTCGTCGGTCGGCGTCTCGCCGCAGAACGAGCCGACGCAGACGGAGATCGCCGACACGATCGACCTCGTCGACTCCGAGGGGATCGACGTGGTCCTGTACGACCAGTTCCAGTCGCCGCGGCTCGCCGAGTCGATAGTCGAGAACAGCGACGCGACGGAGGCGGTCCCCGTCACGCCCGCCGGCGGGACGACCCGCGAGTGGAACGAGGCCGGCTACGGCTACCTCGAACAGATGACCGAGATCAACGTCCCCGCCTTCGAGCGGGCGTTCGGCGCGCAGTGAGCGGGACGAACGACGGGCCGCCGGCGAGTGCGCCGACGCGACGGCGCGGAGACGGACGAAAGGAGCTAAAGGTCCGGCCGACCCAGATCGAGGACACACAGTGAGCGAAATCGTCGATATCGACGGCGTATCGTTCTCCTACGGCGACACCGTCGCCGTGAGCGACGTCTCTCTGGCGGTCGAGGAGGGAGACTTCCTCGGGTTGGTCGGACCGAACGGCTCCGGGAAGACGACCCTGCTCCACCTCATGCTCGGCCTCCACGAGCCGGACGAGGGGTCCGTCCGGCTGTTCGGCCGCCCGGTCGGGGAGTTCGACGACGGCGGTCGGATCGGCTACGTCTCGCAGAAGGCGACGAGCCGCGGCGGCGCGATGCCGGTCACCGTCCGGGAGTGCGTCACCATGGGCCGGTTCGCGCACGCCGGCCGCGGGCGGCTCTCGGCGGCCGACCGCGACGCCGTCGCCGACGCCATCGAGACGGTCGGTATCGGCGACCTCGCCGACCGGCTCGTCTCTGAGCTGTCGGGCGGCCAGAAGCAGCGGGCGTACATCGCTCGCGCGCTCGCCAGCGACGCGGACCTCCTCGCGCTCGACGAGCCGACCGTCGGCGTCGACGCCGAGTCGCGCGACGCGTTCTACGCCCTCCTCGACGAGCTCAACGACGAGGGGATCACCATCATTCTCATCGAACACGACATCGGGGTCGTCACCGACCGCGCGAACCGCATCGCCTGCGTCAACACCGAGCTGTACCACCACGGAGACACGGAGTCGTTCGTGGAGAGCGACGCCCTCGCGGAGGCGTACGGCACGACGGGGCAGGTCGTCCACCACCACCACTGATGAGCGAGGGATCAGCCGCCGCCGAACGCGGTACCTCCCGCCCCGACCGCGGGCTCCGCCGGACCGCTGAGCTCGTCGGCATCGGCGTCACCGCGCTCGTCGCCGCCGTCATGCTCGGGTTCGTCCTGCTGTACTGGGCCAGGGACCTCCCCGTGGCGAGCGACCTGTACGCCGCGTTCCGGTCGCTCGGACGGGGGATGGACGCCGGGTTCGGGACGAACGTGTTCCGCCACCCGATCATGTGGCAGTCGATGGCGGTCGGCGTGCTCGTGGGGGTCGTCGCCCCGCTCGTCGGCTCCTTCCTC
This genomic stretch from Halorubrum hochsteinianum harbors:
- a CDS encoding CRTAC1 family protein; translated protein: MFTERSALVDDGRPMRGYGVAVTPGRDGPLVFVAGYGEPNRLYAREGDRFADTACGIVADGTRHGMGVCAADLDADGCEEVYVHNCARGVDGGDPDLLLSRLESDRYRWTDVFAREVNADRLDVRAGRSVAALDRLGTGRYGVAVSGYAAPLAFYELGDDGEVTDMAEAVGLEVAGGCRSLLAVPYRSREGDLFAGVEGGPNRLFSNRDGHYDRTDGGPVLSDPGGDTRGAAIVDEGGTFALAVGNESAPSRLLRCAPDGGYEDVAPPALRDAGAVRTVVAADFDNDGREELFFNVCGGENRLFERVDGLDGRSRWESVDLGAAAEPDGFGTGAVAADLDGDGALELLVVHGEVAAQPVTAYGDPDAPDAGWLRVRPTTRHGAPARGAVVTLETAEGVQRRTVDAGGGCLCQTEPVAHFGLAHAEPLRVDVRWPDGRERTVVGPSADREITVKHPSRKATDRDARTTR
- a CDS encoding DUF7576 family protein; its protein translation is MVDPTSELEEDVDEESAPRCAACGEPALGVGRRTVTWVEDGDAVHRRFCSEACRAAWEDERPSAGT
- a CDS encoding ribosome assembly factor SBDS — translated: MISLDEAVTARLESHGERFEVLIDPDAALAIKRGEFEGDLEEVIAAEDVFENASRGDRPAEEDLETVFGTTEPLEIIPEVVERGEIQITAEQRAEMQERKHNQLVTTITRNAVNPQMDDSPHPPERIERALEEAGFQIDPMEPVENQVDDALDALRPVIPIRFEEVTMAVQLPADYAGSGQAQIREFGDLEREEWQNDGSWVGVLTFPAGLQNELYDLVNEVTSGEGDARVIKDKDELRTR
- a CDS encoding YbaK/EbsC family protein, with the translated sequence MHPRAAEFAERARERYGVDLDVLEYDAGTETAAAAADAVGCETGAIASTIVVSLCGGNRDPPNDLVAAITSGANRLDLDAVADHFGADAAAMGDPDRIRETVGWSIGGVPPLCHDAALPTVFDPTLTEYDTVYGAAGTPSAVFAMDPATLADLADAAVVDLAE
- a CDS encoding metal ABC transporter substrate-binding protein; this encodes MTHSRRSVLRRGAGLAVAGTAASLAGCSGGGADGDAGGFDAGYAAFFTLNDWANEVAGDAATFEDPVDVGRLGHGWTPDGTLAADVAATDAFVYLDSPEFSWAQDLAATLEADYDSVAVIDALDGVEDDLLDWDHSHGDEGGEDHEDGHDDGDHDGEGDGGHDEQRYDPHVWVDPVLAAEMVDAIAAGLGEADPGNADAYADNAAAYADGLDGVDAAFESIAEDAARDVAVLAGHNSFQYLEARYGFRLHSSVGVSPQNEPTQTEIADTIDLVDSEGIDVVLYDQFQSPRLAESIVENSDATEAVPVTPAGGTTREWNEAGYGYLEQMTEINVPAFERAFGAQ
- a CDS encoding metal ABC transporter ATP-binding protein, encoding MSEIVDIDGVSFSYGDTVAVSDVSLAVEEGDFLGLVGPNGSGKTTLLHLMLGLHEPDEGSVRLFGRPVGEFDDGGRIGYVSQKATSRGGAMPVTVRECVTMGRFAHAGRGRLSAADRDAVADAIETVGIGDLADRLVSELSGGQKQRAYIARALASDADLLALDEPTVGVDAESRDAFYALLDELNDEGITIILIEHDIGVVTDRANRIACVNTELYHHGDTESFVESDALAEAYGTTGQVVHHHH